From the Billgrantia sulfidoxydans genome, one window contains:
- a CDS encoding VanZ family protein gives MPEVRWLRWLAWGEERKRHRLWAVLAVLAAVVIAFGSLTPGDEMPRTLPWDKFNHFVGYAGLAVLSGLAGLPLVRAFIAVTLYGICIEYLQVPVPGRSGGDWADILANSLGAAAAVLLLAAIRRYWQRP, from the coding sequence ATGCCTGAGGTTCGCTGGCTGCGGTGGCTGGCCTGGGGTGAGGAGAGAAAGCGGCACCGCCTGTGGGCGGTGCTGGCCGTGCTGGCCGCCGTGGTCATCGCCTTCGGTAGCCTGACCCCCGGTGACGAGATGCCCCGGACGCTGCCGTGGGACAAGTTCAACCACTTCGTTGGCTATGCCGGCCTGGCGGTTCTGTCTGGCCTGGCCGGGCTGCCACTGGTGCGGGCCTTCATCGCCGTGACGCTCTACGGTATCTGCATCGAGTACCTGCAGGTCCCGGTGCCGGGGCGCAGCGGCGGCGACTGGGCCGACATCCTCGCCAACAGCCTGGGCGCGGCAGCGGCCGTGCTGTTGCTGGCAGCCATCAGGCGCTATTGGCAGCGACCGTAA
- a CDS encoding peptidylprolyl isomerase encodes MAAAHANAADVVLHTNHGPIAIELFHDQAPESVENFLTYAQEGHYDGTLFHRVIDGFMIQGGGFDQDFQQKPTRAPISNEADNGLRNERGTLAMARTGDPHSATSQFFINVNDNRFLDHQGTHSGQAWGYAVFGRVVEGMDVVDAIKRVPTGSRGPFQDVPREPVIIERAEVP; translated from the coding sequence CTGGCCGCCGCCCATGCCAACGCTGCCGACGTGGTGCTGCACACCAACCACGGCCCCATCGCCATCGAACTCTTTCATGATCAAGCCCCCGAGAGCGTCGAGAACTTTCTGACCTACGCCCAGGAGGGTCACTACGATGGCACCCTGTTCCATCGCGTGATCGACGGCTTCATGATCCAGGGCGGCGGCTTCGACCAGGACTTCCAGCAGAAGCCGACCCGCGCGCCGATCAGCAACGAGGCCGACAACGGCCTGCGCAACGAGCGCGGCACCCTGGCCATGGCGCGTACCGGCGATCCGCACTCGGCCACCTCGCAGTTCTTCATCAACGTCAACGACAACCGCTTCCTCGACCATCAGGGCACCCACTCCGGGCAGGCCTGGGGCTATGCGGTGTTCGGCCGCGTGGTGGAGGGCATGGACGTGGTCGATGCCATCAAGCGAGTGCCCACCGGCAGCCGTGGCCCGTTCCAGGACGTGCCGCGCGAGCCCGTGATCATCGAGCGCGCCGAAGTGCCGTAA
- a CDS encoding heme lyase CcmF/NrfE family subunit has translation MVAELGNFALVLALCLALAQSILPLVGVRLDDARLMRSARFLASGQFVFLSLSFAVLAWAFVAGDFTVRYVAGHSSLDQPLLYRFTAVWGGHEGSLLLWVLLLGAWGVAVAGFSDSLPREMLARVLAVLGMVGVGFIAFTLFTSNPFERIVPGLQDGRGMNPLLQDPGMILHPPLLYMGYVGTAVVFAFAMAALLGGRLDAAWARWSRPWTTLAWVFLTLGIAVGAWWAYYELGWGGWWFWDPVENASLLPWLTATALMHSLAVAEKRGGFKVWTLLLAIVTFALTVLGAFIVRSGVITSVHAFATDPERGVFLLGLLSVTLLGSLIVYTWRAPRVGLGGAFAGYSRESLLLANNVLLTVACAAVFIGTLYPLALDAFGLGKISVGPPYFDAVFAPLMLPLLLLVGLGPAVAWKQANPGETFRQLRWALLISVVAGGLWPLALGAWRPMTALALMLATWIVITALQDIRKRLGSARQPLPVRLRKVMRPSFLGMHLAHMGLALVVVAIAMVNTYEVERDVRLAPGQSASAAGFDFTLQRMERMRGPNWEADQAVVQVARDGHAVARLTPQRRYYDTHAGMPMNQASLDRAPTRDVYVSLGERLDGDAWSFRLYYKPYMAWMWFGAILLALGGLLAACDKRYRLAGHRVTRTPHEPVAARPREVASR, from the coding sequence ATGGTGGCGGAACTCGGAAACTTTGCCCTCGTCCTGGCGCTGTGCCTGGCCCTGGCGCAGAGCATATTGCCGCTGGTGGGGGTTCGGCTCGACGATGCCCGCCTGATGCGCAGCGCCCGCTTCCTCGCCAGCGGCCAGTTCGTCTTTCTCTCGCTCTCGTTTGCCGTGCTGGCCTGGGCCTTCGTCGCCGGCGATTTCACCGTGCGCTACGTGGCCGGCCACTCGAGCCTGGACCAGCCGCTGCTCTACCGGTTCACGGCGGTGTGGGGCGGGCACGAGGGCTCCCTGCTGCTGTGGGTTCTGCTGCTGGGGGCATGGGGCGTCGCCGTGGCCGGCTTCAGCGACTCGCTGCCGCGCGAGATGCTGGCCCGGGTGCTGGCCGTGCTGGGCATGGTCGGGGTGGGCTTCATTGCCTTCACGCTGTTCACCTCGAACCCGTTCGAGCGCATCGTGCCGGGGCTCCAGGACGGCCGCGGCATGAATCCGCTGCTGCAGGACCCCGGCATGATCCTGCATCCGCCGCTGCTCTACATGGGCTACGTGGGCACCGCGGTGGTCTTCGCCTTCGCCATGGCCGCGCTGCTCGGCGGCCGGCTCGATGCCGCCTGGGCGCGCTGGTCGCGCCCCTGGACCACGCTGGCCTGGGTCTTCCTCACCCTGGGCATCGCGGTGGGTGCCTGGTGGGCCTACTACGAGCTGGGCTGGGGCGGCTGGTGGTTCTGGGATCCGGTGGAGAACGCCTCCTTACTGCCATGGCTCACCGCCACCGCGCTGATGCACTCCCTGGCGGTGGCCGAGAAGCGCGGCGGCTTCAAGGTCTGGACCCTGCTGCTGGCCATCGTCACCTTCGCCCTCACCGTGCTCGGCGCCTTCATCGTGCGCTCGGGGGTGATCACCTCGGTGCACGCCTTCGCCACCGACCCGGAGCGCGGCGTGTTTCTGCTCGGGCTGCTCAGCGTCACCCTGCTCGGCTCGTTGATCGTCTACACCTGGCGGGCGCCCCGGGTCGGGCTTGGTGGCGCTTTCGCCGGGTACTCGCGCGAATCGCTGCTGCTGGCCAACAACGTGCTGCTGACGGTGGCCTGTGCGGCGGTGTTCATCGGCACCCTCTACCCGCTGGCGCTGGATGCCTTCGGCCTGGGCAAGATCTCGGTGGGTCCGCCCTACTTCGATGCGGTGTTCGCTCCGCTGATGCTGCCGCTGCTGCTGCTGGTCGGCCTCGGCCCGGCGGTGGCCTGGAAGCAGGCGAATCCGGGGGAGACCTTCCGCCAGCTGCGCTGGGCGCTCTTGATCAGTGTGGTGGCCGGCGGGCTGTGGCCGCTTGCGCTTGGCGCGTGGCGCCCGATGACGGCGCTGGCGCTGATGCTCGCCACCTGGATCGTGATCACCGCGCTGCAGGACATCAGAAAGCGCCTGGGCTCGGCACGTCAGCCGCTGCCCGTACGGCTGCGCAAGGTCATGCGGCCGAGCTTCCTCGGCATGCACCTGGCCCACATGGGGCTGGCGCTGGTGGTGGTGGCGATCGCCATGGTCAACACCTACGAGGTCGAGCGCGACGTGCGCCTGGCGCCGGGGCAGAGCGCCTCGGCGGCGGGCTTCGATTTCACCCTGCAGCGCATGGAACGCATGCGTGGCCCCAACTGGGAGGCCGATCAGGCGGTGGTACAGGTGGCCCGCGACGGCCACGCGGTGGCGCGGCTCACGCCGCAGCGGCGCTACTACGACACCCACGCGGGGATGCCGATGAATCAGGCCTCGCTCGATCGCGCGCCGACCCGCGACGTCTACGTCTCGCTGGGCGAGCGACTCGACGGCGACGCCTGGAGCTTCCGGCTCTACTACAAGCCCTACATGGCCTGGATGTGGTTCGGCGCCATTCTGCTGGCGCTGGGCGGTCTGCTGGCGGCGTGCGACAAGCGCTACCGCCTGGCGGGGCACCGTGTCACTCGAACGCCGCACGAGCCGGTGGCCGCTCGGCCCCGGGAGGTGGCGAGCCGATGA
- a CDS encoding DsbE family thiol:disulfide interchange protein, giving the protein MTLRMLIALAATAALLGLLFMGLGINARDLPSPLVGKPAPPFVLESLEDASVTLTEQDFIGEVALVNVWATWCSTCRAEKPLLMELARGGIPIHAFNYRDERETALRYLSVSDNPYRTIAYDPVGDAGIDWGVYATPETYVLDAEGVIRYKRIGPLTRQLLLDEVLPLIERLRAEAQRASEARRGAPT; this is encoded by the coding sequence ATGACATTGCGTATGCTGATTGCGCTGGCGGCTACGGCCGCCCTGCTGGGGCTGCTGTTCATGGGCCTGGGCATCAACGCCCGCGACCTGCCGTCGCCGCTGGTGGGCAAGCCGGCGCCGCCGTTCGTGCTGGAGTCGCTTGAGGATGCCAGTGTCACCCTGACCGAGCAGGACTTCATCGGCGAGGTGGCGCTGGTCAACGTCTGGGCCACCTGGTGCAGCACCTGCCGCGCGGAGAAACCGCTGCTGATGGAGCTGGCCCGTGGCGGGATTCCCATCCACGCCTTCAACTATCGCGACGAGCGCGAGACGGCACTGCGCTACCTCAGCGTCAGCGACAACCCCTACCGCACCATCGCCTATGACCCCGTGGGCGACGCCGGCATCGACTGGGGCGTCTACGCCACGCCGGAAACCTACGTGCTCGATGCCGAGGGGGTGATCCGCTACAAGCGCATCGGCCCGCTCACGCGGCAGCTGCTGCTCGACGAAGTGCTGCCGCTGATCGAAAGATTGAGAGCTGAGGCCCAGCGTGCCAGCGAAGCCAGGAGGGGGGCGCCAACATGA
- a CDS encoding cytochrome c-type biogenesis protein: protein MIPRLFCLLLAWLLPAGLAMALAIGQPLEFASEAQQRQYDTLVRELRCTVCQSETIHESNAELAADMRRRVHAMTLAGHDADAIVAFMVQRYGDYVRYRPPLQVNTWLLWASPFLLMLGGVLVWWRIVVGRRSMAERPGFTAQERAMLDRLRQADELRRS from the coding sequence ATGATTCCACGCCTGTTCTGTCTGCTGCTTGCCTGGCTGTTGCCCGCCGGGCTCGCCATGGCGCTGGCCATCGGCCAGCCGCTGGAGTTTGCCAGCGAGGCCCAGCAGCGCCAGTACGACACCCTGGTACGTGAGCTGCGCTGCACGGTGTGCCAGAGCGAGACCATCCACGAATCCAACGCCGAACTCGCCGCCGACATGCGCCGGCGGGTCCACGCCATGACCCTGGCCGGGCACGATGCCGACGCCATCGTCGCGTTCATGGTCCAGCGCTACGGCGACTACGTGCGCTATCGCCCGCCGCTGCAGGTCAACACCTGGTTGCTGTGGGCCAGCCCCTTCCTGCTCATGCTCGGCGGCGTCCTGGTGTGGTGGCGCATCGTCGTCGGCAGGCGAAGCATGGCCGAGCGCCCCGGTTTTACCGCCCAGGAGCGCGCCATGCTCGACCGGCTGCGCCAGGCCGATGAGTTGAGGAGGTCTTGA
- the ccmI gene encoding c-type cytochrome biogenesis protein CcmI → MNGLFLLLAMSLCGVALGFVLVPLLRAPRGERSESRWAINLAVHRDRVSELGQDLTTGTLTQARHDAALADLERELLDSGAITVDERPRGENHGLRRAPLVAACTSVALLPFMATGLYLTVGHADEVFATQSPGATIAEAEPLSEADRRREFEHLARQLQGRLAQDPADLKSWILLGRTLEFLGNLEAAERAFREAEAIRADLDQLDQAAGSPSAEASARRET, encoded by the coding sequence ATGAACGGACTGTTCCTATTGCTGGCCATGAGCCTGTGCGGCGTGGCGCTGGGCTTCGTGCTGGTCCCCCTGCTGCGCGCTCCCCGTGGTGAGCGCAGCGAGTCTCGGTGGGCGATCAACCTGGCCGTGCACCGCGACCGGGTGAGCGAGCTGGGGCAGGACCTGACGACGGGCACGCTGACCCAGGCCCGGCACGACGCTGCCCTGGCCGACCTCGAGCGTGAGCTGCTCGACAGCGGCGCCATCACTGTCGATGAGCGCCCGCGCGGCGAGAACCACGGCCTCCGGCGCGCGCCGCTGGTGGCCGCCTGCACCAGCGTGGCGCTGCTCCCGTTCATGGCGACCGGGCTCTATCTGACGGTGGGGCATGCTGACGAGGTCTTCGCGACTCAGTCACCTGGAGCGACGATCGCCGAAGCCGAGCCGCTTTCTGAAGCCGACCGGCGCCGCGAATTCGAGCATCTGGCCCGACAGCTGCAGGGGCGCCTGGCGCAGGATCCGGCCGACCTGAAGAGTTGGATCCTGCTGGGCCGGACCCTGGAATTCCTGGGCAACCTGGAGGCTGCCGAGCGTGCCTTCCGCGAGGCCGAGGCGATCCGCGCTGACCTCGACCAGCTGGACCAAGCCGCCGGTAGCCCTTCCGCAGAGGCGTCGGCAAGGAGGGAGACATGA
- a CDS encoding Crp/Fnr family transcriptional regulator, whose amino-acid sequence MNKTLSREALQAVRQVPLFAGLEDETLALLTDGAVERSYRRGALLFRKGEPADRFYVVLDGWVKLFRESPDGNECMVGLFTRGESFAEAAMFDRLGFPVNAAVAEEARLLAFTADHFLPTLERNHGLALNMLANLSGMLRYLVRQLDQLTLQPTYQRLAAFIVSLCPAEEGPASVRLPCDKLLIAGRLGMKPESFSRAMARLREVGVSCERNCVHVENVAELRRFANTTEEAPLSPLPGAAQNTSRAAMLRPCR is encoded by the coding sequence ATGAACAAGACGTTGAGCCGCGAGGCCCTGCAGGCCGTGCGCCAGGTGCCGCTGTTCGCCGGCCTCGAGGACGAGACCCTGGCGCTGCTTACCGACGGCGCCGTGGAGCGCAGCTATCGACGCGGTGCACTGCTGTTCCGCAAGGGAGAGCCGGCGGATCGCTTCTACGTGGTGCTCGACGGCTGGGTCAAGCTGTTTCGCGAGAGCCCAGACGGCAACGAATGCATGGTGGGGCTGTTCACCCGCGGCGAATCCTTCGCCGAGGCGGCGATGTTCGACCGCCTGGGGTTTCCGGTCAATGCGGCGGTGGCCGAGGAGGCCCGGCTGCTGGCGTTCACCGCCGACCACTTCCTCCCCACCCTGGAGCGCAACCACGGCCTGGCGCTCAACATGCTCGCCAACCTTTCCGGCATGTTGCGCTATCTGGTGCGCCAGCTCGACCAGCTCACGCTGCAGCCCACCTACCAGCGCCTGGCGGCCTTCATCGTTTCGCTGTGCCCCGCCGAGGAGGGGCCGGCCAGCGTACGGCTGCCCTGCGACAAGCTGCTGATCGCCGGCCGGCTGGGCATGAAGCCGGAGAGCTTCTCGCGGGCCATGGCGAGGCTGCGTGAGGTCGGCGTGAGCTGCGAACGCAACTGCGTTCACGTCGAGAACGTTGCCGAGCTGCGGCGCTTCGCCAATACCACCGAGGAGGCGCCGCTCTCGCCGTTGCCGGGCGCGGCGCAGAACACCTCGCGCGCGGCCATGCTGCGTCCCTGCCGCTGA